The Leifsonia williamsii genome includes a region encoding these proteins:
- a CDS encoding YajQ family cyclic di-GMP-binding protein produces the protein MADSSFDVVSKVDKMEADNAVNQARKEVDQRYDFKGVGASVEWSGEKILLKASTEERVKAVLEVLESKMIKRGITLKSLDAGEPYASGKEFRIEIGLKNGIDQEAAKKINKLIRDQAPKSVKSQIQGDELRVSSKSRDDLQSTIALLKGADLDVALQFVNMR, from the coding sequence ATGGCAGACTCCTCGTTCGACGTCGTCAGCAAGGTCGACAAGATGGAGGCCGACAACGCCGTCAACCAGGCCCGCAAGGAGGTCGACCAGCGCTACGACTTCAAGGGCGTCGGCGCCTCGGTCGAGTGGAGCGGCGAGAAGATCCTGCTCAAGGCCAGCACCGAGGAGCGCGTGAAGGCGGTCCTCGAGGTGCTCGAGTCCAAGATGATCAAGCGCGGCATCACCCTCAAGTCGCTCGACGCGGGCGAGCCCTACGCCTCCGGCAAGGAGTTCCGCATCGAGATCGGCCTCAAGAACGGCATCGACCAGGAGGCGGCGAAGAAGATCAACAAGCTGATCCGCGACCAGGCCCCCAAGAGCGTCAAGTCGCAGATCCAGGGCGACGAGCTGCGCGTCTCCTCCAAGAGCCGCGACGACCTCCAGTCGACGATCGCCCTCCTGAAGGGCGCCGACCTCGACGTCGCCCTGCAGTTCGTGAACATGCGCTAG